A genomic segment from Modestobacter roseus encodes:
- a CDS encoding oxidoreductase, with protein sequence MNRLTSPAQLPDQTGRTAVITGANSGIGLATAAALAAKGARVVLAVRDVDKGRTAARTIGAGVEARRLDLSSLASVREFAAGIGEPFDHLINNAGTMTGTRQVTADGFESQFGVNHLGHFALTNLLIDRITSRVVTVTSSAHRTATIDVDDLQWERRPYRPLGAYGQSKLANLLFTVELQRLLTAAGSSVLSTAAHPGWASTGFTITSGNRLLDRLSALSTPLLAHGPDRGALPTLLATAGDVAGGSLTGPGRFGVRGPATVVDRSAAADDPALARRLWSTSEELTHTTSSLDPRPST encoded by the coding sequence ATGAACCGACTCACCTCTCCCGCACAGCTGCCAGACCAGACGGGGCGGACCGCGGTGATCACCGGCGCGAACAGCGGGATCGGCCTGGCAACCGCAGCCGCCCTCGCCGCCAAAGGCGCGCGCGTCGTCCTCGCGGTGCGCGATGTCGACAAGGGCCGGACCGCGGCGAGGACGATCGGGGCAGGGGTCGAGGCCCGCCGGCTCGACCTGTCGTCGCTGGCCTCGGTGCGGGAGTTCGCCGCCGGCATCGGGGAACCGTTCGACCACCTGATCAACAACGCCGGCACCATGACCGGCACCCGGCAGGTGACCGCCGACGGATTCGAGAGCCAGTTCGGGGTCAACCACCTCGGCCACTTCGCGCTCACCAACCTGCTCATCGACCGCATCACCAGCCGCGTCGTGACCGTCACGTCCAGCGCGCACCGCACCGCGACGATCGACGTCGACGACCTGCAGTGGGAGCGCCGCCCGTATCGCCCGCTCGGTGCCTACGGGCAGTCGAAGCTGGCCAACCTGCTCTTCACGGTCGAGCTGCAACGGCTCCTCACCGCCGCGGGGTCGTCCGTGCTCTCCACGGCCGCCCATCCCGGCTGGGCATCGACGGGTTTCACCATCACCAGCGGCAACCGCCTCCTCGACCGCCTGAGCGCACTCTCCACCCCGCTGCTGGCGCACGGCCCCGATCGCGGAGCGCTCCCCACCCTCCTGGCCACCGCCGGGGACGTCGCCGGGGGCTCGCTCACCGGCCCCGGCCGCTTCGGGGTGCGAGGCCCGGCCACTGTGGTCGACCGATCGGCTGCGGCGGACGATCCAGCGCTCGCGCGACGGCTGTGGTCGACGTCGGAGGAGCTGACCCACACCACCTCCTCGCTCGACCCCCGCCCGAGCACCTGA
- a CDS encoding SDR family NAD(P)-dependent oxidoreductase: protein MRRLEGKTAIVTGGGTQGIGRAAAARLVSEGAHVFIVGRRRTELEEAVRVIGPEVTAVPGDITDPADLDRLFEAVAARGRGLDVLFANAATASFATIETITAQDLDQVFRVNVVGTVLTVQKALPVLNEGASVIVNASTAADHGAVGFGAYAASKAALRALTRTWANELKGRGIRVNAISPGPIDTSGITELVGEANAAAHKASEGARIAIGRIGRPEEVAAAVAFLASADSSFMLGANLYVDGGENQI, encoded by the coding sequence ATGCGCAGGCTGGAAGGCAAGACCGCGATCGTCACCGGGGGTGGCACGCAGGGCATCGGGCGAGCCGCGGCCGCGCGGCTGGTGAGCGAAGGCGCTCACGTGTTCATCGTCGGCCGACGGCGGACCGAGCTGGAGGAGGCGGTGCGGGTCATCGGCCCTGAGGTGACGGCCGTACCGGGCGACATCACGGACCCGGCGGACCTGGACCGGCTCTTCGAGGCGGTCGCCGCCCGTGGCCGAGGGTTGGACGTCCTCTTCGCCAACGCGGCCACCGCCTCGTTCGCGACCATCGAGACGATCACCGCGCAGGATCTCGACCAGGTCTTCCGTGTCAACGTCGTGGGCACGGTGCTCACGGTGCAGAAGGCGCTGCCGGTGCTCAACGAGGGTGCCTCGGTCATCGTCAACGCCTCGACCGCAGCCGACCACGGCGCGGTCGGATTCGGTGCCTACGCCGCCTCGAAGGCGGCCCTGCGGGCTCTCACCCGGACCTGGGCCAACGAGCTGAAAGGGCGGGGCATCCGGGTGAACGCCATTTCCCCGGGGCCCATCGACACCTCCGGGATCACCGAACTCGTGGGAGAGGCCAACGCGGCGGCCCACAAGGCGAGCGAGGGTGCCCGGATCGCCATCGGGCGGATCGGTCGCCCGGAGGAGGTGGCGGCCGCTGTCGCCTTCCTGGCCTCGGCGGACAGCAGCTTCATGCTCGGGGCCAACCTCTACGTCGACGGCGGGGAGAACCAGATCTGA
- a CDS encoding TetR/AcrR family transcriptional regulator: protein METARPGRPRAFDAGTALEKAMIVFWRQGYDGASLSDLTEAMGISRKSMYAAFGNKSDLFDKALQRYTDGPGAYLLQALGAATAQEVARAFLAGSVRANTRPGLPAGCLGVQGALAVGESGRAAHDTLAQWRARGQQLLRDRFLQAVEEGDLPPDADPDLIARYVMTIANGLTVQATGGAAAEDLQRVADAALRSWPPG from the coding sequence GTGGAGACAGCACGACCGGGACGACCGCGGGCCTTCGACGCCGGGACGGCGTTGGAGAAGGCGATGATCGTCTTCTGGAGGCAGGGGTACGACGGCGCCAGCCTCAGCGACCTGACCGAGGCGATGGGCATCTCCCGGAAGAGCATGTACGCCGCCTTCGGCAACAAGAGCGACCTCTTCGACAAGGCGCTGCAGCGCTACACCGACGGTCCCGGCGCCTACCTGCTCCAGGCACTGGGAGCAGCCACCGCGCAGGAGGTGGCGCGGGCGTTCCTCGCCGGCTCGGTCCGCGCCAACACCCGGCCGGGACTTCCCGCCGGCTGCCTGGGCGTGCAAGGCGCACTGGCCGTCGGCGAGAGCGGGCGAGCCGCACACGACACCCTGGCGCAGTGGCGAGCCCGAGGGCAGCAGCTGCTCCGCGACAGGTTCCTGCAGGCGGTCGAGGAGGGCGACCTGCCTCCTGACGCCGACCCGGACCTGATTGCCCGCTACGTCATGACGATCGCGAACGGCCTGACCGTGCAGGCCACCGGCGGCGCAGCGGCCGAGGACCTCCAGCGAGTAGCCGACGCCGCGCTCCGCAGCTGGCCACCGGGATGA